In Miscanthus floridulus cultivar M001 chromosome 5, ASM1932011v1, whole genome shotgun sequence, one genomic interval encodes:
- the LOC136452910 gene encoding uncharacterized protein, which yields MEISFEAWEGVQRHGQDLADRLAQGFTGLLQAPPQFPWPPAPHKRMPFDIDLPVVPFGSAGGGAHARGVPGKDFFPFPAAAVSSVIDIGGRLGQAGAELGASVGGAVQHAVSHLPVPFRNGQIRRRKLPPPSPPPPQAPLPPAASVGEGAVGLSVERAAVDRCPLEAAAAAAAAATGSAAASSVSGHVGGDDLDEDDEGFGCDIGTLGNFKKANGTVNMSATYNTRTQDIESSVVARGDLWRLEASRGGSTSGNDTSPLYLVQLGPLLFVRDSTLLLPVHLSKQHLLWYGYDRKNGVHSLCPAICSKHRRWLMMSMMCLNPIACSFMDLQFPNGQLTYVAGEGISASGFLPLFGGLLQAHGKYPGETRVSFSCKNKRGTRFAPMFQWPDKSVSLGVTQPLAWKRSGLMVRPSIQVSVCPTFGGSDPGVRAEVVHSLKEELNLMCGLSCSRHPSAYTALSIGRSKWNGQVGSSGVVITLETPLNNIGRPSLSVQLNGGFEL from the exons ATGGAGATCTCCTTCGAGGCGTGGGAGGGCGTGCAGCGGCACGGCCAGGACCTCGCGGACCGCCTCGCGCAGGGCTTCACGGGCCTGCTCCAGGCGCCGCCGCAGTTCCCGTGGCCCCCCGCGCCGCACAAGCGGATGCCCTTCGACATCGACCTCCCCGTCGTCCCCTTCGGCAGCGCCGGCGGCGGGGCCCACGCCCGCGGCGTCCCGGGGAAGGACTTCTTCcccttccccgccgccgccgtctcctcGGTCATCGACATCGGCGGCAGGCTGGGCCAGGCCGGCGCCGAGCTCGGGGCGTCCGTAGGCGGGGCCGTGCAGCACGCCGTGAGCCATCTGCCCGTGCCGTTCCGGAACGGCCAGATCCGCCGGCGCAAActgccgccgccatcgccgccgccgcctcaggcGCCCCTGCCCCCCGCTGCTTCGGTGGGCGAGGGGGCGGTTGGGCTCTCCGTCGAAAGGGCTGCTGTGGATAGGTGCCCcctcgaggcggcggcggccgccgccgctgcggcgACCGGGAGCGCAGCCGCATCGAGCGTCAGCGGTCATGTTGGCGGAGACGATttggacgaggacgacgagggtTTCGGCTGCGATATTGGGACTCTTGGGAACTTTAAGAAGGCTAAC GGTACTGTAAATATGTCGGCAACATACAATACCAGGACTCAGGACATCGAGAGTTCTGTTGTTGCACGTGGGGACCTCTGGAGGCTAGAGGCATCGCGTGGCGGATCAACTTCTGGAAATGATACTTCGCCCCTGTACCTTGTTCAGTTGGGGCCTCTACTATTTGTTCGAGACTCTACGCTTCTCTTGCCTGTTCATCTTTCAAAGCAACACCTGCTTTGGTATGGTTATGATCGCAAG AATGGAGTCCATTCCCTCTGTCCAGCTATATGTTCAAAACATAGGAGATGGTTGATGATGTCAATGATGTGTCTCAATCCAATAGCTTGT TCGTTTATGGATCTGCAATTCCCTAATGGGCAACTGACATATGTTGCTGGTGAGGGGATATCAGCCAGTGGTTTTCTTCCGTTATTTGGTGGGTTGCTTCAAGCTCATGGAAAATATCCTGGAGAAACAAGAGTGAGCTTTTCTTGCAAG AATAAGCGTGGCACAAGGTTCGCTCCTATGTTTCAATGGCCCGACAAGTCTGTTTCATTAGGAGTTACACAACCCTTGGCATGGAAAAGATCTGGTCTTATGGTGAGACCCAGCATACAAGTCAG TGTGTGCCCTACGTTTGGAGGAAGTGATCCTGGGGTACGTGCAGAAGTTGTCCATTCATTGAAAGAGGAATTGAATCTGATGTGTGGCCTCTCTTGCTCACGGCATCCATCGGCTTATACTGCTCTCTCG ATTGGACGATCAAAGTGGAATGGTCAAGTGGGTAGTTCTGGAGTGGTAATCACTTTGGAAACACCTCTTAATAACATTGGTAGGCCGTCCTTATCTGTTCAACTGAATGGTGGTTTTGAGTTGTGA
- the LOC136452911 gene encoding subtilisin-like serine-protease S produces MKIALTAVLPPLLLLLIFSPAAMSSSALAPSGPDGHGPGVYIVFVSRADYVDSVDYDLCLLASVVGSKAEAKAALLYHYSSIGFAARLAPEHAHQLSKKDGVVVIKDKTFRIQEDGGLPGFFKENV; encoded by the exons ATGAAGATCGCTCTCACAGCTGtgctaccaccactgctactgcTGCTCATCTTCTCGCCGGCCGCCATGTCGTCCTCGGCTTTGGCTCCATCCGGCCCCGACGGGCACGGCCCCGGCGTCTACATTGTCTTCGTCAGCCGCGCCGACTACGTTGATTCCGTGGACTACGACCTTTGCCTGCTCGCTTCGGTCGTCGGCAG CAAGGCTGAGGCGAAGGCTGCGCTGCTCTACCACTACAGCAGCATCGGCTTCGCGGCGCGGCTAGCACCGGAGCACGCCCATCAACTCTCAA AGAAGGACGGCGTCGTGGTCATCAAGGACAAGACGTTCCGTATCCAGGAAGACGGTGGCTTGCCTGGCTTCTTCAAAGAGAATGTCTGA